The DNA region TTGAGAGAGGATACTCAAAACCATGCATGACTGGATCACTCCTGATTGGCCCGCCCCTGAAAATGTTCGAGCCATCACAACCACGCGTAACGGTGGCATGAGTCAATCCCCTTATAACTCTATGAATATCTCCACCTATGTCGGAGATGACCCAGATGTTGTACAGAAAAATCGGCAGCACTTGCAATCCACCCTCAACCTTCCATCACGATTACACTGGCTTGAGCAAGTGCATGGCACTCAAGCTGTTAATGCAGCTCACATCACTCAACCGATCAAAGCCGATGCCTGTTACAGCCATGAAAAAAATATTATTTGCACGATTCAAACTGCGGACTGTTTACCCGTTCTTCTATGTAACAAAGCAGGCACAACGGTCGCCGCCATACACGCCGGATGGCGCGGATTGGCGGATGGCATTATTGAGCAGACGATCAATACCATGGGCTGTCCTGGCAATGAACTCATCGCATGGCTCGGCCCGGCAATCGGCCCCAAGGCTTTTGAATCAGGTGATGACGTACGAGATGCTTTTATCGCACATGATGAGCAAGCAAAAATGGCTTTCACAAAACAATCTAATAGCTTATGGCTCGTAGACTTATACCAATTGGCAAGGCAACGGCTCAAAAGCCAAGGCATTACCGCTTGTTACGGTGGTGATTTTTGTACTTATCATGATGAAAAACGATTTTACTCATTTCGCAGAGACCAAACGACGGGGCGCATGGCAACACTAATTTGGTTGACATAAGTGCTCTAAACAGCAAAAAACCTGGGGGAAAAGCAATGAAAAACTGGTTCATGCTCACGTTAGTGGGAAAAGATAAAGCAGGCATCGTCGCTCGAATAACAAGCGTATTGTTTAAAAACAGCTGCAATCTGGGAGAAGCTTCAATGATGAGGCTCGGTGGAAATTTCAGCATCATGCTCATGGTCTCTTATGAAGGTGATGCTGATGCTCTAAAAAGTATGCTGGCTCCTGTTACTGATCAACTTGAATTAAAAATTCATGTGGATGCCATTGATGCAAAGCTGCACCAACATATCGTGCCCGATGTTCGTATTTCAGTATTTGGCGCAGATAGAGCCGGTATTGTGGCTCAAGCCACCAACGCACTCTTTGATGCCGGGCTGGATATTCTTGATCTGGAATCAGATGTAGGAGGCAGCAAAGAAAAACCACTCTACATCATGCATATTGAAGGCCGTGCAACACAAGGAATTGAACCACTGGAATTGGCACTCAGTCAAGTAAAACTAAATGACATTGATACACATCTATCCCCGATTGAAACCATGATTGGTTAATCCATGACAACCTACAAAATCATTACATACCCCGATAAACGTCTAAAAAGTATCGCCAAACCTGTAGAAAAATTTGACAATGATTTGCGATTTTTTTTATCTGACCTCGAAAGAACAATGCGAGCAGGGCCAGGTGGTGTAGGAATAGCTGCTCCTCAAGTCGGAAAAAATCAACGTATTGTTATTGTTGATGTGTCGAGCATGGCCGAACGAAGCAGGAAAAAAAAGCCGCTCAAACATCAAGGAAAAATGGTATTAATTAACCCTGAAATAACACACTGGGATGGCATGGTCATTGGTCGAGAAGGCTGTATGTCTGTTCCTGATTATACCGGCAACGTCATCCGTGCAGAGAGAATCACTCTTGATGCATATGATGAACAGGGGAAACAGCATAGCTACACCTGCGAAGGCTTTGAAGCACGCGCTGTTCAACATGAAATCGACCACCTTGATGGTCTGCTGTTTCTTGATCGTTTGGTCAGTCGCCACAACGATCTTTTTCGTAGGAAAATAAAGCCCTCTAAATAACTCTGTATTACGATCCGTTCAAAGTGTTAAGCAGTTCCAAAAATAATGTAAAAATTACCTTGCAGCTCTTTGGAATTAGGAAGAGAATGAATAAGAGAGGGACTTTATATAAAAATACAATAATTCAAAAGGTTACTCACCATGCAATATCATACTGTAGCCATTATTGAAGATGATCCAAAAACACGCGAGCGGCTGATTCAAGCCATCTCAACCCGCCCTGAATTTTCTATCATTGCAAGCGCAGATACATTAGCAAGTGCACGGCATTTTTTAAACCAAAAAATCCCTGACATTCTATTGGTTGACCTTGGGTTACCGGATGGTAGCGGGATTGAAATCATCCAAGCCGTTGCGGTTCAGCATCCGAACACTGAAATTATGGTCATATCCGTTTTTGGTGACGAGCAACATGTACTCAATGCCATTGAAGCCGGAGCGCATAGCTATTTGCTTAAAGATGAATCTGATGAAGAAATTATAAAGTCACTCCATCAGTTATTGCAAGGGGGCTCCCCAATGAGCCCAACAATTGCCCGACATTTGCTGCATCGTTTGTATGATCCATCGCAAAACAGTGCCAAGGCAAAACAGCAATCAGATTTAACAAACCGTGAAGTGGAAGTTCTCAACCTGTCATCCAAAGGGTTTACCTACAGCGAAACAGCTAAAATGCTTGGTCTATCCAGCCATACGATAAACTCCCACTTTAAAAAAATCTATCGTAAACTGGCTGTGCACTCTTGCAATGAAGCAGTTTATGAAGCAAGGCAACTGGGTTTATTGAAAGGACTGTAAATAAAAGTTATTTTACAAAGAAAATGAGCGTTAAAAGCCAATATTTAATTACCATTTTATGTATTATATTGTCTTGGCTACTTCTTGCTCTTATTAAGCCGTATAACATCCCTCATGATATAGAAATTTCCACGGCTGATGTTATTTACACCTCATCTCAAACCACTGTTGATAAAGCATCCTCATGGCAACCACAGCGCCTACCGGATGACTGGCTAAAAAATAGTAAAGAGCCATTTCAATATGCATGGTATCGCTTTTCAATCACACTCGAAGAGCCGCCCAACCAAACCTGGGGAATCTTTTTCCCTCACATCAACATGAATATGAGCGCCTACCTGAATGATAAATTAATTGGTAATGGTGGCTCATTTGAACCCAGATTAGCTAATAACTGGAACAAGCCTGTTTACCTGTCCATTCCTGCCGATTTGTTCAATGTAGGGAAAAATGACTTTTTAGTTCAAATCGCAACGGATCAACCAGGAAGAGGCTTGCTGGGTAAAATCTACCTTGGTTCAGACAGCACATTAAAACCTGCTTACAACTCATATTATTTTGCAAAAATTGAGATTATTATAATTATTACGATCATCATGCTTGGGGTCGGTTGTTTTATTGCAGTGTTTTGGTTTTACCGAAAGGCAGAAGTCATTAATGGTTGGTTCGCACTGCTTGTTTTTATCTGGGCCATTCATAACCTCAATCTATTCATTACAAACATTCCTGTTGACCGAGTATTTTGGGACTGGCTATGGAAAGCAAGCCTGTGCTGGCTCATGATCATTATGCTGATATTCGTTCATCGTATTCTAGCCAAAACCCATCAAAAACATGAAAAGGCACTATTCTATTATGGTGTATTTTCAAGCGCGATCATGCTGGCCATTGCCGCATTTAAACCACATTGGTTTTATCCAATAGCATTTCATGTATGGGATACTGTATCGCTTATTATCGGGCTTTATTTATCTGTTTTAATACTTAAAGCCCATCAAAAAAATCAAAATATAAAGATATTTTTGTTACTTACCGCCTCTGGGATCGCCCTTTCTTTCGGCTTACATGACTGGTTTGTCATCAATGGTTTTTTACCCAGAACACAGGGCTATTTCATACAATACAGTGCAATTGCCATCGTCAGTGTATTTTGCTGGGTACTATTAATGCGTTTTATCGATGCACTTAAAAAATCAGATGAAATACAGGAAGATCAAACACAAAATAAAAAGCATATTCTTAACGAAGAACGACAACGCATTATGCGAGATATGCATGATGGCGTGGGTGGACAATTAGTAACGACACTCGCGATGATCCAAGCCGGTGAAAAGGATATTAAATCCATAGAAGAAGCATTGAAAAATTCTTTACAGGATTTAAGGCTTACTATTGACTCTTTTGATCCACTGGAAAAAGATCTTCCCTCTATACTAGGTATGCTACGTGCTCGTATACAACCACAGCTGGAAAAGTCAGGGTTACAATTAAACTGGAAAATTGGTGACTTACCATCCATTCAGGTTTCTGACCCACACCATACTTTGCAAATCATGCGAATCATACAGGAAACTATTGTTAATATTATCAAACATGCACATGCCACCACGATCACAGTAACCACTGGCACACTACCTGATCATCAGGTTTATATAGAAATAAGTGATAATGGATCAGGCATTGTCCGTGCAAATCAGCAAGGGCATGGTATGAAAAACATGCAATATCGTGCTAAAGATATTGGAGCCAAACTTGAGCTGCAGTCAAATCATCATGGCACAACAGTGCGTTTGATATTTGAGGTTGGGGAAAAAATTGAGTAGTGGGATAAAACTCACAACTTTAAGCCACCTCCCCCACTACCAATAAATTAACTACCACATGATGGTTCGCCTTCAGTTCTAACCAGCACTGAATTTAGAGCATAATTTACTTCTACTTCATAAGTTGTTCCCGTCTCGAAACTCAGAATCCAGGCGCGATTCTGGCAATATCTCCACCAACACACATCACTCGCTTGTGTACCAGACCAATGCCAATCACTTTGCCCATTGACATCAAGATTGATAAATGGTGTGGGCTGAAATGTTCCTGAGCTGTTTAAGGTTACATATAAATTCCCCAGTTCTTCAATTTCGGGTAACCGCCAATCACTGTAACCGCCCACCATCAATGTCTCCAGTTGTGATTTTACTGCATTCCAGGTTGCATCTT from Gammaproteobacteria bacterium includes:
- the pgeF gene encoding peptidoglycan editing factor PgeF; this encodes MHDWITPDWPAPENVRAITTTRNGGMSQSPYNSMNISTYVGDDPDVVQKNRQHLQSTLNLPSRLHWLEQVHGTQAVNAAHITQPIKADACYSHEKNIICTIQTADCLPVLLCNKAGTTVAAIHAGWRGLADGIIEQTINTMGCPGNELIAWLGPAIGPKAFESGDDVRDAFIAHDEQAKMAFTKQSNSLWLVDLYQLARQRLKSQGITACYGGDFCTYHDEKRFYSFRRDQTTGRMATLIWLT
- a CDS encoding amino acid-binding protein, which codes for MKNWFMLTLVGKDKAGIVARITSVLFKNSCNLGEASMMRLGGNFSIMLMVSYEGDADALKSMLAPVTDQLELKIHVDAIDAKLHQHIVPDVRISVFGADRAGIVAQATNALFDAGLDILDLESDVGGSKEKPLYIMHIEGRATQGIEPLELALSQVKLNDIDTHLSPIETMIG
- the def gene encoding peptide deformylase, whose amino-acid sequence is MTTYKIITYPDKRLKSIAKPVEKFDNDLRFFLSDLERTMRAGPGGVGIAAPQVGKNQRIVIVDVSSMAERSRKKKPLKHQGKMVLINPEITHWDGMVIGREGCMSVPDYTGNVIRAERITLDAYDEQGKQHSYTCEGFEARAVQHEIDHLDGLLFLDRLVSRHNDLFRRKIKPSK
- a CDS encoding response regulator transcription factor is translated as MQYHTVAIIEDDPKTRERLIQAISTRPEFSIIASADTLASARHFLNQKIPDILLVDLGLPDGSGIEIIQAVAVQHPNTEIMVISVFGDEQHVLNAIEAGAHSYLLKDESDEEIIKSLHQLLQGGSPMSPTIARHLLHRLYDPSQNSAKAKQQSDLTNREVEVLNLSSKGFTYSETAKMLGLSSHTINSHFKKIYRKLAVHSCNEAVYEARQLGLLKGL
- a CDS encoding histidine kinase; translated protein: MSWLLLALIKPYNIPHDIEISTADVIYTSSQTTVDKASSWQPQRLPDDWLKNSKEPFQYAWYRFSITLEEPPNQTWGIFFPHINMNMSAYLNDKLIGNGGSFEPRLANNWNKPVYLSIPADLFNVGKNDFLVQIATDQPGRGLLGKIYLGSDSTLKPAYNSYYFAKIEIIIIITIIMLGVGCFIAVFWFYRKAEVINGWFALLVFIWAIHNLNLFITNIPVDRVFWDWLWKASLCWLMIIMLIFVHRILAKTHQKHEKALFYYGVFSSAIMLAIAAFKPHWFYPIAFHVWDTVSLIIGLYLSVLILKAHQKNQNIKIFLLLTASGIALSFGLHDWFVINGFLPRTQGYFIQYSAIAIVSVFCWVLLMRFIDALKKSDEIQEDQTQNKKHILNEERQRIMRDMHDGVGGQLVTTLAMIQAGEKDIKSIEEALKNSLQDLRLTIDSFDPLEKDLPSILGMLRARIQPQLEKSGLQLNWKIGDLPSIQVSDPHHTLQIMRIIQETIVNIIKHAHATTITVTTGTLPDHQVYIEISDNGSGIVRANQQGHGMKNMQYRAKDIGAKLELQSNHHGTTVRLIFEVGEKIE
- a CDS encoding DUF1566 domain-containing protein: MSLLFLISVSAWAGEDQCELTDNYDGTISDSNTGLMWLQDADFMEDATWNAVKSQLETLMVGGYSDWRLPEIEELGNLYVTLNSSGTFQPTPFINLDVNGQSDWHWSGTQASDVCWWRYCQNRAWILSFETGTTYEVEVNYALNSVLVRTEGEPSCGS